The nucleotide window TTTCTCATGACCACACTTGTGCAACTGTTGAAATTGTttaattgtgtgttttattgattATCTTGTCTTGTCTGACTTTATCGATGTTCAAGTCTGACTATGTCTGCAATCCAAATTGCCTCTAGGCCATTAAATACCCACTCTACTACATTGTAAAGGACAATAGGCCTACTGATAACAGGAAATGTAGTTAATAGTTATATTGAGTCATTTCTTTATCGATAAACCTCGATAGcactttgcatttattttggaCCATATCGTAGGTTTGTCGCCATGACGATGCACTCATCGTATAGTGCCGCTAGGGGGCGCCGGTACCACACGAATTGTTTCAGTCGAGCGGCAGGATTGAAGGTTGGTTTTCTGACCCGTCCATATGTTGTCCACCTGCAGATTTCTGAACCCGGTGGGGATGTTCATGGGGATGGCCGTGGTGGCGGCGGTCTTCCTCGGTTCGGTCTGGGCGGGAGAGAATAAAGCAGTCATAAAGACCTTCAAGAAGCAGAACCCTGCAGCGTTTGTGGCTGCCATCATGGTGGTCAGCTACATGCTGATGTCTTTGGTGGGAGGCGTCATGGTCTTCATGTCGGGAATCACTTTTCCTCTGGCTCGTAAGTTCAGAATCAATAGTTGAACAACCAAGATGTCCCTGTACATAGACACAGATCTTCCTTTTGGCCCAGCACCATTTTACAAATTTGCCTCCTATTTCTGGAGTATGTTAAATGGCTACATACTAGGCctgtattgtattatatgtCAATTTgaaacagcaaacagacaggcaaTATTTTTACGACATTACCCCCAACCAATTGAGTAATGTCAAACATGAATGGCTTTAGAGCTCTTTTGTAACAGAATTTCGAAGCAGGGCTACTTAAGGGTGCTTTCAACCAGGCACCCTCTCTTGGTTTTATTGAATTTCtgattatttagtttttttaatcggcggcaGATGAAGCGATTCCTAACATGAGCTGCACCTCGCGTGcgtctgtccccctccctgcaGTGATGCTCGCCCATGCCTCGTTCCGCCTGCGCAACATGAAGAACAAGCTGGAGAACCGGATGGAGGTCGTGGGGCTGAAGAGGTCCCCCATGGGCCTGCTGCTGGAGGCTCTGGGACAACAGGAGGAAAACCTCCAGAAGATGCAGAACTTTTTGGTAGCAAAGATGGAGTGATGAGACactgctgtacacacacacacacacacacacacaccacacacacacacacacacacacacacacacacacacacacacacacacacacccacacacacacacacacacacaccacacacaccccccccctccaccactgtTTAACTCCTCAATGTTTGGTCAACAGACTTGGAACAAAGTGCAGTCCTGATTCTCGCGGAGCACATAGTGCTCAACCCTCAAGGCCTGCATGGGGTGGGAGTAAGCGTCAGcattaatgcatgtgtgtgtgttcgcgtatgtacagtatgtgtgacATGCATGTATGACAAGTCTATGTGTGCATACGTATGAGGCTTATAGTGAATAAGCATGTttgatgtatgtatgaatgtttgTACTGTATGCCTGACTTGTGTACATCTGTacatattcttttttttgtatgtattcatgtgggtgtgtatgtatgtttgagtGACAGGGTTGTCACCTGGGCCTTAGGGTTCTCGGGATTACTGAACCCCTTGAGGTCCCCTCTCCACCAGAATACTGTTACACATCTCAGACCGCTATTTAACTTTAC belongs to Gadus morhua chromosome 13, gadMor3.0, whole genome shotgun sequence and includes:
- the arl6ip5a gene encoding ADP-ribosylation factor-like 6 interacting protein 5a, which produces MAPTGADSAEAVDDFFPGSERFSKPDFNDRAKWNNRVINNLLYYQTNYIAMAIVVFLLVGFLNPVGMFMGMAVVAAVFLGSVWAGENKAVIKTFKKQNPAAFVAAIMVVSYMLMSLVGGVMVFMSGITFPLALMLAHASFRLRNMKNKLENRMEVVGLKRSPMGLLLEALGQQEENLQKMQNFLVAKME